One Thermoanaerobacter pseudethanolicus ATCC 33223 DNA window includes the following coding sequences:
- a CDS encoding glycoside hydrolase family 65 protein encodes MANKTKKPIYPFEDWVIRETQFSIDTNYRNETIFTLANGYIGMRGTFEERYSGPKNTSFNGTYINGFYEIHDIVYPEGGYGFAKIGQTMLNVADSKIIKLYVDGEEFDLLQGKILFYERVLDMKKGFVERKVKWESPTGKILEVKIKRIVSLNRQHLAAISFTMQPVNFTGKIRFVSAIDGNVSNINDSEDVRVGSNLKGKVLKTIDKSVEGLKGWIVQKTQKSNFSYACAIDNVLVADSKYEVSNSLEEDGVKVIVDLEAEKGTSYTLNKFISYYTSKDFDENKLVALALEEIEKAKNDGFETIEKEQEEFLNSFWKDADVIIEGDKALQQGIRFNEFHLLQSVGRDGKTNIAAKGLTGEGYEGHYFWDSDIYIMPFFLYTKPEIAKALVMYRYNLLDAARSRAKELGHKGALYPWRTIDGPECSAYFPAGTAQYHINADIVYALKRYVEATNDVDFLYDYGCEILFETARFWEDLGAYIPLKGNKFCINCVTGPDEYTALVDNNAYTNYMAKMNLEYAYDIANKMKKEVPQKYQKVASKLNLKDEEIVAWKKAADNMYLPYSKELDIIPQDDSFLYKERITVDEIPEDQFPLLLHWHYLNIYRYQICKQPDVLLLMFLQREKFTKDELKKNYDYYEPITTHDSSLSPAIFSILANEIGYTDKAYKYFMMTARMDLDDYNDNVKDGIHAASMAGTWSAVVNGFGGMRVYTNELHFEPRLPKEWNLLSFNVRYKGRKINVKLTKENVVFALLEGEPIEIYYFDKKILLKKGENKVESLKN; translated from the coding sequence ATGGCCAACAAAACGAAGAAACCAATTTACCCTTTTGAAGATTGGGTTATAAGAGAGACGCAGTTTAGTATAGATACTAACTATAGAAATGAAACTATTTTTACTTTAGCAAATGGATATATTGGAATGAGAGGAACTTTTGAGGAAAGATATTCAGGGCCTAAAAATACTTCTTTTAATGGGACGTATATCAATGGGTTTTATGAAATACACGATATAGTTTACCCTGAAGGGGGATATGGTTTTGCAAAAATAGGGCAGACGATGCTAAATGTTGCTGATAGCAAAATAATAAAATTATATGTAGATGGGGAAGAGTTTGATTTGTTACAAGGGAAAATCCTCTTTTATGAGAGAGTACTTGACATGAAGAAAGGTTTTGTAGAAAGAAAAGTAAAATGGGAATCCCCTACAGGAAAAATTTTAGAGGTAAAAATAAAGAGAATTGTATCATTAAATAGACAACATTTAGCGGCGATTTCTTTTACTATGCAACCTGTAAATTTTACCGGAAAAATTAGATTTGTTTCCGCTATTGACGGAAATGTTTCAAATATAAATGATAGTGAAGATGTAAGAGTAGGGTCAAATTTAAAAGGAAAGGTTTTAAAGACTATAGATAAAAGTGTAGAGGGTTTAAAAGGGTGGATTGTTCAAAAGACACAAAAGAGCAATTTCTCCTATGCTTGCGCGATAGACAATGTATTAGTGGCAGATAGCAAATATGAAGTCTCAAATAGTTTAGAAGAAGATGGAGTAAAAGTAATTGTAGATCTAGAGGCTGAAAAAGGCACCTCATACACTTTGAATAAATTTATTTCCTATTACACTTCAAAGGATTTTGATGAAAATAAATTGGTTGCTCTTGCTTTAGAAGAAATAGAAAAAGCCAAAAATGACGGCTTTGAAACGATAGAAAAAGAGCAGGAAGAATTTTTGAATTCTTTTTGGAAAGATGCTGATGTAATCATAGAAGGAGATAAAGCTCTGCAGCAAGGCATACGCTTTAATGAATTTCATCTACTTCAATCTGTCGGAAGAGATGGAAAGACAAATATTGCAGCAAAAGGGCTGACTGGAGAAGGTTATGAAGGCCATTATTTTTGGGATTCTGATATCTATATAATGCCTTTCTTTCTTTATACAAAGCCTGAAATTGCAAAAGCTTTGGTAATGTACAGGTATAATCTTTTGGATGCAGCAAGATCCAGGGCAAAGGAATTAGGTCACAAAGGAGCTTTGTATCCTTGGAGAACGATAGATGGTCCTGAATGTTCTGCTTACTTTCCAGCTGGTACGGCACAGTATCACATAAATGCTGATATAGTTTATGCTTTGAAAAGATATGTAGAAGCGACGAATGACGTGGATTTTCTTTATGACTACGGTTGTGAAATATTATTTGAAACTGCAAGATTTTGGGAAGATTTAGGAGCGTATATTCCTCTTAAGGGCAATAAATTCTGCATAAACTGTGTCACTGGTCCGGATGAGTATACGGCATTAGTTGACAATAACGCTTATACCAATTATATGGCGAAAATGAATTTGGAATATGCCTATGACATTGCAAACAAAATGAAAAAAGAAGTGCCTCAAAAATATCAAAAAGTCGCTTCTAAACTAAATCTAAAGGATGAAGAAATTGTTGCGTGGAAAAAAGCTGCTGACAATATGTACCTTCCTTATTCAAAAGAACTTGATATTATACCACAGGATGACAGTTTTTTGTATAAAGAAAGGATAACAGTGGATGAAATACCTGAGGACCAATTTCCACTTTTATTGCACTGGCATTACCTAAATATTTACAGATATCAAATATGCAAACAGCCTGATGTGTTGCTTTTGATGTTTTTACAGAGAGAAAAATTTACTAAAGATGAACTTAAAAAGAATTACGATTATTATGAACCTATTACCACTCACGACTCCTCCTTGTCGCCAGCTATATTTAGCATACTAGCCAATGAAATAGGATATACTGACAAGGCTTATAAATACTTTATGATGACTGCAAGAATGGATTTGGATGACTACAATGACAATGTTAAGGACGGAATTCACGCTGCTTCTATGGCAGGGACATGGAGCGCAGTTGTGAATGGTTTTGGTGGAATGAGGGTTTATACAAATGAACTGCATTTTGAGCCGAGATTGCCAAAAGAATGGAATTTGCTCTCTTTTAATGTGAGATACAAAGGGAGAAAAATAAATGTCAAATTAACCAAAGAAAATGTTGTGTTTGCATTATTAGAAGGAGAGCCTATAGAAATCTACTACTTTGACAAAAAAATTTTACTTAAAAAAGGAGAAAATAAAGTAGAAAGTCTCAAAAATTAA
- a CDS encoding IS110 family transposase, which translates to MDVSLNDVKVHILDQEGNDASSRFSVENNPHGCDVIVSRILECCNKYNIQKVFIGLESTSVYGWHLQYYLADHSALKPYQPSITTFNANIINAFKKSLGNLPKNDWIDAFAIAEKLRFGRLPKSCSVDFRYLALQRLTRHRFHIVNSIVREKNYLLSNLFLKFSGLCQNKVFSNNFGATATEIFNEFFTLDDIAARPLDELAGFLVDKSKDRFDDPEATAKLLQEAVRKSYRINATVDDSLNFVIKSCFDNLQSLEKQKKAVEKAIINEVKGFNNEFLCLTSVKGIGPTIAAGLISEIGGISRFDNDNALAKFSGLYWSEYQSADFKAEDTYLKRTGNEYLRYYFIQAADQLRKYLPEFSQYYARKFKESKTHKHKRALVLTARKTVRLVFALLREEKLYKSPIMKGDDCIS; encoded by the coding sequence ATGGATGTAAGCCTGAATGATGTCAAGGTTCATATTCTCGACCAGGAGGGTAATGATGCTTCCTCCCGTTTTTCTGTAGAAAATAACCCTCATGGTTGTGATGTTATAGTATCACGTATCTTGGAGTGTTGTAATAAATACAATATTCAAAAGGTCTTTATTGGTTTGGAATCTACCTCAGTCTATGGCTGGCACCTCCAGTATTATTTGGCTGATCATTCTGCTCTTAAGCCTTATCAACCTTCTATTACTACTTTTAATGCTAATATTATTAATGCTTTTAAAAAGTCTCTCGGTAATTTGCCTAAAAATGACTGGATTGATGCCTTTGCTATTGCTGAAAAACTGAGATTCGGTAGACTCCCTAAATCTTGTTCTGTAGATTTTAGATATCTTGCTCTCCAGAGGCTTACTCGTCATCGCTTTCACATTGTTAATAGTATTGTTAGAGAAAAAAATTATTTACTCAGCAATTTGTTCCTTAAGTTTAGCGGTTTGTGCCAAAATAAAGTCTTTAGTAATAATTTTGGAGCAACTGCTACTGAAATATTTAATGAGTTTTTCACCCTTGATGATATTGCGGCTCGACCGCTTGATGAACTTGCCGGCTTTTTGGTTGATAAGAGTAAAGATCGCTTTGATGATCCAGAAGCTACAGCTAAATTGCTTCAAGAGGCTGTTCGCAAGTCTTATAGAATTAATGCTACTGTAGATGATTCTTTAAACTTTGTTATCAAGTCTTGCTTTGATAATCTACAGTCCCTTGAAAAGCAGAAGAAAGCTGTAGAAAAAGCCATTATTAATGAGGTCAAAGGATTTAACAATGAATTCCTTTGTCTTACATCAGTAAAAGGTATTGGCCCAACCATCGCAGCCGGCTTAATATCTGAGATAGGCGGAATTTCAAGGTTTGATAATGATAATGCCCTTGCAAAGTTTTCCGGCCTTTATTGGTCAGAGTACCAGTCTGCTGATTTTAAAGCGGAGGACACATATCTCAAGCGTACTGGTAATGAGTATCTCAGATATTATTTTATTCAAGCAGCTGACCAGCTCAGGAAGTATTTACCTGAGTTCTCACAATACTATGCCCGCAAATTTAAAGAAAGCAAAACTCACAAGCATAAACGTGCTCTTGTATTGACTGCACGTAAAACTGTAAGGTTAGTCTTCGCTCTGCTGCGCGAAGAAAAACTTTATAAATCCCCAATAATGAAAGGAGATGATTGTATAAGTTAA